CCAGCCACCCGGTACGAATGCAGTGCGCGACCTCGGCGACTTCCTCTTCGCCGATGAACGGCGAACCGAACACCAGAAAATTTTGGCCGTATTCAGCCATGAATCAACCATGTATCCTTGTTTCATCTTGTTCGGAGATCTTTCTGCCAAGGCAAAGATAGCCTGAAGGCATGATCGTTGATGAGGGCAGCAGCTTGCCGAGCAGCCAGCCGCCGATATTGATGGCCGGGATGCAAGCCAGAATCAAGGGGGCCAGCAGGAGTATGGGGCTTTTCCTCCGCAGGACGTCAAGCAGTCCTTTGGCCAAAGCGATGCAAAAAAGGGAAGCTCCAGTTTCAGCCGGGTTTGTGGATGGTGTCGTTTCCGTGACTTGAAAGCCGTGTCGGGTCAACATTCGCTCTAACCCGTGTCCGGTCCAGCGTTGATAGTCGTGCGGCTCGTCATGCAAGGGGTAGAGAAATGGGACATGAATCAGGCAATTTCCACCAGGGCGAAGAACGCGGGATGCTTCGGCCAGGGCTTGTTCAGGTTGGGGCAAATGTTCCAGCACATCAAGCAAAAGGACCGTGTCCATGCTCGTGGGGGAAAAGGGCAGCCTGGCGGCGTCGGCCAGAATCCGGCCTGCCCTGATAACCCAGTGCCATAGTCGGCGGGTAGTCCAGGCCGATATAGTCCGTATCGTCGGAAATGGCATCCCGGATTCGGGCATCGCCGCAGCCAATGTCCAGCACGGTGCCGGAGGTGTGCTGCCTGATCCAGTGAAGGGTCCGAGTCCGACCACGCAGGACTAGCCACTGTGGATGCAGGGGAGTACGGGCAAGCGGCATGAACCGGCGTTTCAGTGTTTTGGTGTCGGATGGCATGATGGGAACGTTCAGGAGATCAAAATGAACTGAACCATTCAAGGACCAGCCAGTCATGCTTCAAATATTCCCTGAAAGCAATCAGTTGTCGTCTCAAAACCTGCTACTCGAGCAGAGAATGCATATGGTTGCGGTGTACACCCCCCTCCCACGGTCGGTAATGCCCATGGTCCGCAATATCGGCCAGACGATCCCATCTCACTTAGAGCTACATATGACTATAGAAGAGGCCTGCCCCATTACGCACCCCTACTATGTGATGAATGGGGATCGGTTTTAGTACCTTTATCTCTCGGCGGTACCTAACGTGCCTGAGCGTCACTGTTCGCGGCAGTACTGTTCATTTCTGGTGTTTTCAGGTTTGAGTTGTTAAAGGCATTTGAGGAGAAGAACTCATCAACATAAAAACAAGCGAGCCGTTATGCCGACATCCGCCCCTGCACAAGTCTTCTGCACCCCGGACAAGACCAATTGCTGGCGGGCTCACCTGTTCCCGCTACTTCTGGTATTCATCATCCTCTCCATTATCTATGCCAACAGCTTTCAGGGTACGTGGATTTTTGACGATGAGCCAAATATTGTTGCTAACCCTAATGTCCATCTCAAAATATTGGACTGGGAGAGCATCAAGGGTACATTTTACGGCATTCACGGCAATCGTATAGATCGACCTCTAGCCTTCCTGTCCTTTGGCCTGAACTACTATTTTCATGGCCTGGACACCTGGAGCTATCATCTCGTCAACTTCATTATCCACTGCTTGGCATCGCTCTTCCTGTACCTGTTCATCTTCCAGACACTGCATCTCCCCAGGCTCAGGGAAAAATACGCTCAACACGCTGGATCTATTGCCCTGCTGGCGACTCTGCTTTGGGCAACCCATCCCATCCATGTGACTTCGGTCACCTATATCGTGCAGCGCATGGCGAGCATGGCCGCGATGTTTTTCATCATGGCCATGTTCTTCTATCTCATGGGGCGGATTACTCCTAGACTTTGGAGCAAGATCGGATGGTTCAGCCTGTGTTTCTTGAGTGGTTTTCTGTCCCTGTCCAGTAAGGAAAACGCGGTCATGCTCCCGGTGGTGCTTTACCTCTTCGACCTG
This DNA window, taken from Desulfonatronum thiosulfatophilum, encodes the following:
- a CDS encoding methyltransferase domain-containing protein, which codes for MDTVLLLDVLEHLPQPEQALAEASRVLRPGGNCLIHVPFLYPLHDEPHDYQRWTGHGLERMLTRHGFQVTETTPSTNPAETGASLFCIALAKGLLDVLRRKSPILLLAPLILACIPAINIGGWLLGKLLPSSTIMPSGYLCLGRKISEQDETRIHG